A single genomic interval of Shewanella psychropiezotolerans harbors:
- a CDS encoding type I restriction endonuclease subunit M has product MKHSKELSQSEHINTSDSIPFELGNIVIKETVRTLLRETMETNPQCVGVSLLLERHKNRDWGELCSEGKARNDEATKSDGRIFSSYAYGKEQVWIITEKDRKTTTVLLMDDY; this is encoded by the coding sequence ATGAAACACTCTAAAGAGTTAAGTCAAAGCGAGCACATCAACACCTCTGACAGCATTCCATTCGAGCTTGGTAATATTGTCATTAAGGAAACTGTGCGAACACTCTTGAGAGAAACAATGGAAACGAATCCTCAATGTGTAGGGGTATCCCTTTTGCTAGAAAGACATAAAAATCGTGACTGGGGAGAACTATGCTCCGAGGGTAAAGCAAGGAATGATGAAGCCACTAAATCTGATGGCAGAATCTTCTCCAGCTATGCATACGGTAAAGAGCAGGTTTGGATTATCACAGAGAAAGACAGAAAAACAACGACTGTCTTACTCATGGATGACTACTGA
- a CDS encoding porin family protein translates to MKLNSLLTAGMLLAAATTPAFAAKDLGFYLGGQVNNTAIEDNIGAFDESATGFGVYGGYNFNDSFGIEASIFATDSFVDEMDFRMAAMTISPVVRHAFTDSVTAYLKAGLVVNRTYSDDDNVDESYQGTGWLFGAGVDVTLTQSLALRVFYEISETDPESDKRDDYFADISLVQYGVGLHYRF, encoded by the coding sequence ATGAAACTCAACTCTCTGTTAACCGCAGGCATGTTACTGGCCGCGGCGACAACACCTGCTTTTGCCGCTAAAGATCTGGGTTTTTACCTGGGTGGTCAAGTTAATAACACGGCCATAGAAGATAATATCGGTGCGTTTGATGAGTCTGCTACTGGGTTCGGTGTTTATGGTGGTTATAACTTTAATGACAGCTTTGGCATTGAAGCGAGCATTTTTGCGACCGATAGTTTTGTCGATGAAATGGATTTTCGTATGGCGGCCATGACAATTTCGCCTGTGGTGCGACATGCTTTTACTGACAGTGTCACGGCTTATTTGAAGGCTGGACTGGTGGTCAATAGGACTTATAGCGACGATGACAATGTTGATGAGAGTTATCAAGGCACTGGTTGGTTGTTTGGTGCTGGTGTGGATGTGACGTTAACTCAGTCTTTGGCGCTGCGAGTGTTTTATGAGATCAGTGAAACAGACCCAGAATCCGACAAGCGTGATGATTACTTTGCCGATATTAGCCTTGTTCAATATGGAGTCGGTTTGCATTACCGATTCTAA
- the mtnC gene encoding acireductone synthase: MGIRAIVVDTAGTTTDLSFIKDTLFPYSAKVLPDFLKENEHNVLVENCICDVRDIALEPDASLERVTEILQQWVAEDRKATPLKTLQGLIWKQGYAKGEFTGHIFPDFIQAIDGIKQQNMRIYSFSSGSAEAQKLLFAHSDGGDLTPKFDGHFDTRTGNKLFKQAYCNIINTISLAPKQVLYISDVVEELKAAEEAGMRTMQMVRSDDQRTGSHKQITSFAELTF; encoded by the coding sequence ATGGGTATCAGAGCCATAGTTGTAGATACAGCAGGTACAACAACCGATCTTAGCTTTATTAAGGACACGCTGTTTCCTTATTCAGCCAAGGTACTACCCGATTTTCTTAAAGAAAATGAACACAATGTTTTAGTAGAAAACTGCATTTGTGATGTGAGAGATATCGCTCTAGAGCCAGATGCTTCACTCGAGCGTGTTACCGAGATCCTGCAGCAGTGGGTGGCCGAAGACAGAAAAGCCACGCCGCTTAAGACATTACAAGGCTTAATCTGGAAGCAAGGATATGCCAAGGGCGAATTCACCGGTCATATCTTCCCTGATTTTATCCAGGCTATCGATGGAATTAAACAGCAAAACATGCGTATTTACAGCTTCTCATCTGGTTCTGCAGAAGCACAGAAGCTACTGTTTGCTCACAGTGATGGCGGCGACCTAACCCCTAAGTTTGATGGCCATTTCGATACCCGTACCGGTAACAAGCTGTTCAAACAGGCTTATTGCAACATCATCAACACCATCAGCTTAGCGCCTAAGCAAGTCCTGTATATTTCTGATGTGGTTGAAGAGCTTAAAGCGGCCGAAGAAGCGGGTATGCGTACCATGCAGATGGTTCGCTCAGATGACCAGCGTACAGGCAGCCATAAGCAGATCACCAGCTTCGCCGAACTGACATTCTAA
- a CDS encoding DUF4344 domain-containing metallopeptidase: MGLRIRQASIFGTLAVTGLTLVVLMLLSISLDAVAVTDRYIAVKNAEDKQAKNLIKPISKQMLALFDEQLPMKQALTIIYGAEDGPLFDPDSSQILIPYEFVTEVYARFHHDNYQETGVSPEDATRDVLMHTLAHEYGHAYIFSNQVIVLGKEEDAVDTLATLMLIHSFDNGADIALSAADLFSLEDEDIKELDDDHFWDEHSLDAQRYFSTLCLIYGSNPEKYGKVISKAQLEIERDSYCEEEYFRQTENWDRLKERYSVLPSKVK; the protein is encoded by the coding sequence ATGGGACTGAGAATTCGCCAAGCAAGTATCTTCGGTACGCTGGCAGTTACTGGACTAACGTTAGTCGTGCTAATGTTGTTGAGCATTAGTCTGGATGCAGTAGCCGTAACAGACCGCTATATTGCGGTGAAAAACGCAGAAGATAAGCAAGCCAAAAATCTGATTAAACCCATATCGAAACAGATGCTTGCCCTATTCGATGAGCAACTTCCCATGAAGCAAGCACTGACGATAATCTATGGCGCTGAAGACGGTCCTCTGTTTGACCCTGATAGCAGTCAGATACTTATTCCTTATGAGTTTGTGACAGAGGTTTATGCTCGTTTCCATCATGACAACTACCAAGAGACAGGTGTGAGCCCAGAAGATGCAACCCGCGACGTCTTGATGCATACTCTTGCCCATGAATATGGCCATGCTTATATCTTTAGCAATCAGGTGATAGTGCTCGGTAAGGAGGAGGATGCGGTTGATACCTTAGCGACGCTAATGCTCATTCACTCCTTCGATAATGGCGCTGATATTGCCTTGAGCGCAGCCGATCTGTTTTCGTTGGAAGATGAGGATATTAAAGAGCTTGATGATGATCATTTCTGGGATGAACATAGTTTAGATGCCCAGCGATATTTCAGTACCTTATGCCTGATATACGGCAGCAATCCCGAGAAATACGGCAAGGTTATTTCTAAAGCTCAGTTAGAAATTGAAAGAGATAGCTACTGTGAGGAGGAGTATTTCAGACAAACGGAAAACTGGGACAGGTTAAAAGAGCGTTACAGTGTTTTACCGAGCAAGGTGAAATAA
- a CDS encoding acyl-CoA thioesterase — translation MLEQFIAQNPVHTEITVAWGEMDALQHVNNVVYFKYFETARIDFFSQINLLGDLKITQVGPVLSDNHARYKRPVTFPDTLLVSVKISDIKADRFMMNYTVFSKAQEAVTTLGSSQVVMFNFKTGKKATLTPELLDALKTYKEVKAE, via the coding sequence ATGCTAGAACAGTTTATCGCACAAAACCCAGTCCACACAGAGATCACCGTAGCCTGGGGAGAGATGGATGCCCTACAGCACGTAAATAATGTGGTCTACTTCAAATATTTCGAGACAGCGCGGATCGATTTCTTTAGCCAGATAAACCTGCTCGGCGATCTGAAAATAACCCAAGTTGGCCCTGTACTGAGTGATAATCATGCCCGCTATAAGCGCCCTGTCACCTTTCCCGACACCTTGTTAGTGAGCGTGAAAATTAGCGATATCAAGGCCGACCGCTTCATGATGAATTATACGGTTTTCAGCAAGGCTCAAGAAGCTGTCACCACCTTAGGTAGCTCGCAAGTCGTGATGTTTAACTTCAAGACAGGTAAAAAAGCGACGCTGACCCCAGAGCTACTCGATGCCCTAAAAACCTATAAAGAAGTGAAAGCGGAGTAA
- a CDS encoding acyl-CoA thioesterase translates to MSETFFSLAIQPRFNETDGLGHINNTVLPVWFEAAREPVFEIFNPSLDLSQWNLIVAGFTIAYTSPTNYGSTVSVKTWISRVGNSSFEVAQQSWQEGKMTSEAKTTLVHYDYGIDKSQPISAEVKSQLAKLTGE, encoded by the coding sequence ATGTCAGAGACCTTTTTTAGTTTAGCCATCCAGCCAAGATTTAATGAGACCGATGGTCTGGGCCATATCAATAACACTGTGCTTCCTGTGTGGTTTGAGGCTGCACGTGAGCCGGTATTCGAGATCTTCAATCCTAGCCTGGACCTAAGTCAGTGGAACCTGATAGTGGCGGGTTTTACCATTGCTTATACTTCGCCGACTAATTATGGTTCTACCGTATCGGTAAAAACTTGGATCAGCCGGGTGGGTAACTCTAGCTTCGAGGTGGCTCAGCAGAGCTGGCAAGAGGGGAAGATGACCTCAGAAGCTAAGACGACTCTGGTGCATTACGATTACGGTATAGATAAGAGTCAGCCGATTTCAGCCGAGGTTAAATCTCAGCTTGCAAAGCTAACTGGTGAATAG
- a CDS encoding AMP-dependent synthetase/ligase, whose translation MSLEQYHLTRLIKKQSLQLGDAIALEGYEMAAPWHQVSWSDFGSISSQVAQALINFGFEAQDRVAILAQNSPQWTCADIGCLKTRAVVVPIYPTSTFEQASYIIDDAEAKLIFAGDQAHYEMACKLTDVCASLIQVVVFDKNVTLQDNANHHYFDDLIADSYPAKTLIELDKRLDAANLDDLLTLIYTSGTTGEPKGVMLDHRNFASMVRQHDSFLPFTPGDVSLAFLPLSHVFERGWSFYVLSRGGHNVYLQNPMAVKEAIVQVRPHTLCVVPRFLEKVYSAVQDKVSKAPSSRQKLFAWAMNVGHRQSEVGQGREKASLALSLQWKLADKLVFSKLKQVLGGRLKFMPVGGAALDPNVSAFFQSIDVPVLCGYGMTETTATATCNTLANRVPGSNGNAIPEVEIKLGKDNEIFVRGDTVMRGYYNRPQETADTFEDGWLKTGDAGRIDEHGNLFITDRIKELMKTSNGKYIVPQRVEGKVGCCPFIEQVAIVADAKNYVSALIVPAFETLEIWAKEKGLHYESPMELLRHSHVIEHFDQRLKTLQSDLAGFEKIKKFTLLPEAFSMEAGLITPTMKLRRKVIYHKYAREISAMYGK comes from the coding sequence ATGTCACTCGAGCAGTATCATTTAACACGATTAATCAAGAAGCAGAGCCTGCAACTCGGCGATGCTATCGCGCTCGAAGGATACGAAATGGCGGCCCCATGGCATCAGGTGAGTTGGAGCGATTTCGGTAGCATCAGCTCCCAGGTAGCTCAAGCCTTGATTAATTTTGGCTTCGAGGCGCAAGATCGCGTGGCTATCCTTGCACAGAACAGCCCTCAGTGGACCTGTGCCGATATTGGTTGTCTCAAGACTCGCGCCGTAGTAGTGCCTATCTATCCGACTAGCACCTTCGAACAGGCGAGCTATATTATCGATGATGCCGAGGCGAAACTTATCTTCGCCGGCGATCAAGCTCATTACGAGATGGCCTGTAAACTGACTGACGTATGTGCCAGCTTGATACAGGTGGTGGTGTTCGATAAGAACGTCACCCTGCAAGACAATGCCAATCATCATTACTTCGACGACCTTATTGCCGACAGCTATCCGGCAAAGACACTCATCGAGTTGGATAAACGACTCGATGCGGCCAATTTGGATGACTTGCTTACCCTGATATACACCTCAGGTACCACTGGTGAGCCAAAAGGCGTGATGTTGGATCACCGTAATTTTGCCTCTATGGTGCGTCAGCACGATAGCTTCTTACCATTTACTCCCGGTGACGTGTCTCTGGCCTTCCTACCTTTGAGCCATGTGTTCGAACGTGGCTGGAGTTTCTACGTGCTTAGCCGTGGTGGTCATAACGTTTATCTGCAAAACCCCATGGCGGTCAAAGAAGCCATAGTCCAGGTACGCCCACACACGCTTTGTGTGGTACCAAGATTTTTAGAGAAGGTGTATAGCGCGGTACAGGATAAAGTCTCTAAGGCACCGAGTAGCCGTCAGAAGTTGTTCGCCTGGGCCATGAATGTGGGTCATCGTCAATCTGAGGTGGGTCAGGGCCGCGAGAAGGCATCACTGGCTTTGAGCCTGCAATGGAAACTGGCCGATAAATTGGTCTTTAGTAAGCTAAAACAGGTACTGGGCGGACGCCTCAAGTTTATGCCTGTTGGTGGTGCTGCGCTAGACCCTAATGTGAGTGCCTTCTTCCAGAGTATCGACGTACCTGTGTTGTGTGGCTACGGTATGACTGAAACGACTGCCACAGCTACCTGTAATACTCTGGCTAATCGCGTTCCCGGCTCTAACGGCAATGCCATCCCCGAAGTCGAGATCAAATTAGGTAAAGATAACGAGATCTTTGTTCGCGGCGATACCGTGATGCGCGGTTACTATAACCGTCCACAAGAAACCGCAGATACCTTCGAAGATGGCTGGTTGAAGACCGGCGATGCGGGTCGTATAGATGAGCATGGCAACCTGTTTATTACCGATCGTATTAAAGAGCTGATGAAAACCTCTAATGGTAAGTATATCGTGCCACAACGCGTCGAGGGTAAGGTCGGTTGTTGTCCTTTCATCGAGCAAGTTGCCATTGTTGCCGATGCTAAAAACTATGTCTCCGCCTTGATTGTCCCAGCCTTCGAAACACTCGAAATATGGGCGAAAGAGAAGGGGCTGCATTATGAGTCACCCATGGAGCTGTTACGTCACAGCCATGTTATCGAGCATTTCGATCAACGCCTCAAGACACTGCAGAGCGATCTGGCTGGTTTCGAGAAGATTAAGAAGTTTACTCTGCTACCGGAAGCTTTTTCGATGGAAGCGGGTCTTATTACACCGACCATGAAGCTACGTCGTAAGGTGATTTATCATAAGTATGCCCGTGAGATCAGTGCTATGTATGGTAAATAG
- a CDS encoding ABC transporter ATP-binding protein, protein MDMNQAPILEFNKVSKCFSAKDEADKTAINCLSIKLFPGMVVGLLGQNGAGKSTLMRCALGIIEPSSGEITTLGEPVNQLSSEAKAQIGYVPQQPFGYEGFSVSRALELHRSFYPAWDRQLENTWLERFNLDSKQQVQRMSVGQRQSLALIMAMAYRPRLLILDEPVASLDPIARRKFMSDLFELALESGSAVLFSSHITSDLERVASHLALMRSGELVLFKEMDSVREEVKLLTFANGEEIPEGLNVLNQHGNKVLVDNFCAVKYPDISAQSLNLEQLFMELHR, encoded by the coding sequence ATGGATATGAACCAAGCGCCGATTCTTGAGTTTAACAAGGTCAGCAAATGTTTTTCTGCTAAAGACGAGGCCGATAAGACTGCGATTAATTGCCTCTCAATAAAATTGTTCCCCGGCATGGTAGTGGGTCTATTGGGGCAAAATGGTGCGGGAAAGTCGACCCTGATGCGCTGTGCGCTTGGGATCATAGAGCCAAGTTCGGGTGAGATCACCACCTTAGGTGAGCCGGTTAATCAACTTAGCTCAGAGGCTAAGGCGCAGATAGGTTATGTGCCACAACAACCCTTCGGCTATGAGGGCTTCAGTGTCTCCAGGGCATTGGAATTACATAGAAGCTTCTATCCCGCGTGGGATCGGCAGCTTGAGAATACCTGGCTTGAGCGTTTCAATCTCGATTCTAAGCAACAAGTTCAACGCATGTCTGTGGGTCAGCGTCAGTCTCTGGCCTTGATCATGGCCATGGCCTACCGACCTAGGCTACTTATTCTGGATGAGCCTGTTGCTAGCCTGGATCCCATAGCCAGACGCAAATTTATGTCTGATCTGTTCGAGCTGGCGCTTGAATCTGGCTCGGCCGTGCTGTTTTCATCCCACATCACCTCAGATCTGGAACGTGTCGCCAGTCATCTGGCACTCATGAGATCCGGCGAGCTGGTGTTGTTCAAGGAGATGGACAGTGTGCGCGAAGAGGTCAAGCTGCTTACGTTTGCAAATGGTGAAGAGATACCGGAAGGGCTAAACGTGCTCAACCAGCATGGCAACAAGGTGCTGGTGGATAATTTCTGCGCTGTGAAGTATCCAGATATATCGGCCCAATCACTGAATCTTGAACAGCTGTTTATGGAGCTGCACAGATGA
- a CDS encoding GntR family transcriptional regulator, which yields MLELINVNPSSGEPIYRQLSEQIVRLIVGGQLETEQVLPSVRKMAEHLSVNPMTVSRAVQQLVEQGWLERRRGQPTRVAKREHSETTSSAQLLKPEVDELVSQAKQLGISRDELMELIDTCW from the coding sequence ATGTTAGAACTAATAAATGTCAACCCCAGTAGTGGTGAGCCCATATATCGACAGTTGAGCGAACAGATTGTGCGTTTAATTGTGGGTGGCCAATTAGAAACAGAACAAGTGCTGCCTTCGGTGCGGAAGATGGCCGAGCACCTGTCGGTAAACCCCATGACAGTTTCCAGGGCTGTGCAGCAGCTGGTCGAGCAGGGATGGCTGGAGAGGCGCCGTGGCCAACCTACCAGAGTGGCTAAACGTGAACATAGCGAGACAACTTCGAGTGCCCAGCTGCTTAAGCCCGAGGTTGATGAGCTCGTGTCCCAGGCCAAACAATTAGGCATCAGTCGTGATGAGTTAATGGAACTCATCGATACTTGTTGGTAA
- a CDS encoding alpha/beta hydrolase, with the protein MFHGKRDRSETRKAINSVKGKPLMTLIGTLVISSMILNLPAFASADADNSENNTEDPASQNEQTCYLDGLSEQVNCGFITVPENPAKPDGKQIEIHYAVLAAIKSDNHSEAFLAIAGGPGQSAIDNAAGFSRMFRKIRQSRDILLIDQRGTGRSNILNCEGDGFEDALAINEADFDVATETQACLDELDADVTQYGSLNALDDFEAVRKHLGYKKLHVYGISYGTRMAQLYLSHYPEALSTVTIDGVVPMQQSVLAIGNAISRAFDLLIKDCNTNKLCGAQFPNLKADLASVDAKLAIAPMVSQVQDPLTGEATQLTMTRAKFMGAIRMALYMPNVRALIPHAISEAAKENFQPILGLYSLTIDSTGIAMGMHASVICGEDWQRLTTAERDAANQTYFGREMVTTFEQSCAIWNMPAVDADFSAPISSDIPTLVLSGELDPATPPSWGELAMEKLTNARHFIAPYATHGVAHQSCGNDLIAELVDTGNVQDLDGECLNKDVSRNFYLNASTVEAIPAPEHTQEPVQKPKQAIAQGASHD; encoded by the coding sequence ATGTTTCATGGAAAGCGAGACAGGTCAGAGACAAGAAAGGCCATAAATAGTGTAAAGGGCAAGCCATTAATGACGCTGATCGGCACACTCGTTATCAGCAGCATGATTCTCAACCTTCCCGCCTTTGCCTCTGCAGATGCTGATAACAGCGAGAATAACACTGAGGATCCAGCTAGCCAGAATGAGCAAACCTGCTATCTGGATGGCCTGTCTGAGCAAGTTAACTGCGGCTTTATCACGGTACCGGAGAATCCCGCTAAGCCAGATGGAAAGCAGATAGAGATCCACTATGCTGTGCTGGCTGCGATAAAAAGCGATAATCATTCCGAAGCCTTTCTTGCCATCGCCGGCGGCCCGGGCCAATCTGCCATAGATAACGCCGCAGGCTTCAGCCGTATGTTCAGAAAGATACGTCAGAGTAGGGATATCTTACTCATAGATCAGCGCGGCACCGGACGCTCCAATATCCTAAATTGCGAAGGAGACGGCTTCGAAGATGCCCTGGCCATTAACGAAGCAGATTTCGATGTAGCCACCGAGACTCAAGCCTGTCTGGATGAACTCGACGCCGATGTCACTCAATACGGTAGCCTGAATGCACTGGATGATTTCGAAGCCGTACGCAAGCATCTCGGCTATAAGAAGCTGCATGTATATGGCATCTCCTACGGCACTCGCATGGCACAGCTGTATCTAAGTCACTACCCGGAAGCACTATCGACTGTCACCATAGACGGCGTAGTCCCGATGCAACAGAGTGTACTCGCCATCGGCAATGCCATCAGCCGCGCCTTCGATTTGTTAATCAAGGATTGCAACACCAACAAACTCTGCGGCGCTCAGTTTCCCAACCTCAAAGCAGACTTAGCCAGTGTCGATGCCAAGCTAGCCATAGCACCAATGGTCAGCCAGGTACAAGACCCGTTAACTGGCGAGGCAACCCAACTCACCATGACGCGGGCCAAATTTATGGGAGCCATCAGAATGGCCCTGTATATGCCTAATGTCCGCGCGCTTATCCCACATGCAATCAGTGAGGCCGCTAAAGAGAATTTCCAACCTATCTTAGGTCTGTATTCTCTCACTATCGATAGCACAGGCATCGCCATGGGCATGCATGCCTCGGTTATTTGTGGCGAAGATTGGCAACGCCTCACAACTGCCGAGCGAGACGCCGCCAACCAAACCTATTTTGGCAGGGAGATGGTGACCACATTCGAACAATCCTGTGCCATCTGGAATATGCCAGCCGTAGATGCCGACTTCTCTGCGCCCATTAGCAGCGACATTCCCACCTTAGTGTTATCGGGAGAGTTAGACCCGGCCACACCGCCGAGTTGGGGGGAGTTAGCCATGGAAAAACTCACTAATGCCAGGCACTTTATTGCTCCTTATGCTACCCACGGAGTCGCTCATCAATCTTGCGGTAATGACCTTATCGCAGAGCTAGTCGACACTGGCAACGTGCAGGATTTAGACGGTGAATGCCTGAACAAGGATGTGAGTCGTAACTTCTACCTCAATGCCAGTACAGTCGAGGCCATTCCCGCCCCGGAACATACACAAGAGCCCGTACAAAAGCCAAAGCAAGCCATAGCCCAAGGAGCTAGCCATGATTAA
- a CDS encoding ABC transporter ATP-binding protein, giving the protein MIKVSNLSKRIGEVQALDDLSFEAKDGQITGLLGPNGAGKTTCLRTIFGLLQADKGIAEIDGIDVSKSPIEAKQQLGLFPDPFGLYERLTPREYVSYFAELNGLSRVEAKAATAKVLSQLHMDDIADRRCKGFSQGQRMKTALAQAIVHQPTNIILDEPTRGLDVMSTRVLRDLLKELKEHGHCVLFSSHVMQEVAALCDQVIVMADGKVVAIGSPDELCRQTGKDSLEDAFIQLIGTDEGIAA; this is encoded by the coding sequence ATGATTAAAGTATCTAATCTATCTAAGCGTATCGGCGAGGTTCAGGCACTGGATGATCTGAGCTTCGAGGCCAAAGATGGCCAAATAACCGGACTGCTTGGTCCTAACGGTGCGGGCAAGACCACCTGCCTGAGAACCATTTTCGGTCTACTCCAGGCAGACAAAGGTATCGCCGAGATAGATGGCATTGACGTGTCTAAATCTCCTATCGAAGCCAAACAGCAGTTGGGGCTGTTCCCGGATCCTTTCGGACTGTATGAAAGACTGACCCCGAGAGAGTATGTGAGTTATTTTGCCGAACTCAATGGCTTATCGAGAGTAGAAGCCAAAGCTGCCACCGCTAAGGTACTCAGCCAACTACATATGGATGATATTGCCGACCGTCGCTGCAAAGGTTTCTCCCAGGGCCAACGCATGAAGACAGCACTAGCTCAGGCCATAGTCCACCAGCCAACTAACATCATACTCGACGAGCCTACTCGGGGCTTAGATGTGATGAGTACCCGAGTACTGAGAGATCTGTTGAAAGAGCTCAAGGAGCATGGGCACTGTGTCTTGTTCTCTAGCCATGTGATGCAGGAAGTTGCCGCACTCTGTGATCAGGTGATCGTAATGGCGGACGGTAAAGTCGTTGCCATAGGTAGCCCGGATGAGCTGTGTCGCCAGACAGGTAAGGATTCTCTGGAGGATGCGTTTATCCAGCTTATTGGAACAGATGAGGGAATAGCAGCATGA
- a CDS encoding ABC transporter permease — protein sequence MNKIMTMVRKELIDAARDKRSVMAGLYYAIGTPLLMCGMFMLLIGQMSSPKDLNIKIENADNAPDLIKYLSSQGITHGDSRSTDDEGEPLDVKDIRLVISEDYAAQMAKGLSAEVILIADNSNEKLQNSIRRLERNLQTYSAEMGSLRLIARGIDPRVVQPIKVKIEDQATPDSKGGVILGVATMTMIYAVFISGMNLAIDTSAGERERNSLALLLSHPVSTRSIVLAKVFAVTVFAMLGLLLTLIISKISYAYVPWHELGFTVNISTDFILLMLLIGLPIAMMAASLQLFVSFMAKSFKEAQSYLTLVLIVPMMLSMAASYNIAPDTLQWLPVSGQQQALIAFIKGREIPMLQLVLSSVVTLVIALALTFSMERSLKSEKIIFGL from the coding sequence ATGAACAAGATAATGACCATGGTTCGCAAGGAGCTTATCGATGCCGCCAGAGACAAGCGCTCTGTCATGGCCGGACTCTATTACGCTATTGGTACTCCTCTATTGATGTGTGGCATGTTTATGCTACTCATAGGTCAGATGTCGAGTCCGAAAGATCTCAACATCAAGATAGAGAATGCCGATAACGCTCCGGATCTTATCAAGTACCTATCCAGCCAAGGGATCACCCATGGTGATAGTCGCAGTACTGATGATGAAGGTGAACCGCTGGATGTAAAAGATATCCGTCTGGTTATCAGCGAAGATTATGCCGCTCAGATGGCTAAAGGCCTCAGCGCCGAAGTCATACTGATAGCCGATAACTCTAACGAGAAGCTACAAAACTCTATTCGTCGTCTCGAGCGTAACCTGCAGACCTATAGCGCCGAGATGGGTAGCTTACGCTTGATAGCCAGAGGCATAGATCCACGTGTGGTTCAGCCAATTAAGGTGAAGATAGAAGATCAAGCCACGCCGGACTCCAAGGGCGGGGTTATCTTAGGTGTCGCCACCATGACCATGATCTATGCGGTGTTTATCTCGGGTATGAACTTGGCCATAGATACCAGTGCCGGTGAACGAGAGCGAAATTCATTGGCCTTGTTACTCAGTCATCCGGTATCGACCCGTAGCATAGTGCTAGCCAAGGTGTTTGCCGTTACTGTGTTCGCCATGTTGGGTCTGCTGTTAACCCTGATCATCTCCAAAATATCCTATGCCTATGTCCCCTGGCATGAACTTGGATTTACGGTCAACATAAGCACAGACTTCATCTTGCTCATGCTATTGATTGGACTACCCATAGCCATGATGGCCGCAAGCCTGCAACTCTTTGTCTCCTTTATGGCCAAGAGCTTTAAAGAGGCTCAGTCCTATCTGACTTTAGTACTCATAGTACCCATGATGCTGTCGATGGCCGCCAGCTACAACATAGCCCCTGATACCTTGCAGTGGCTCCCTGTCTCCGGGCAGCAACAGGCACTGATCGCCTTCATCAAGGGACGCGAAATCCCTATGTTGCAGCTAGTGCTGTCCTCGGTCGTGACCTTAGTTATCGCCCTAGCCCTGACCTTCAGCATGGAAAGATCACTCAAGAGCGAGAAGATAATCTTCGGTTTATAA
- a CDS encoding phage shock protein B: MTRTQGYIIRREIDKELIIMVVMIVFIASVTFTEGLKQYLRLCKVNRSDINQDELALLRKQNRHLEERVQTLEKIVTDGSHDLKREINAL, translated from the coding sequence GTGACTCGCACTCAGGGCTACATCATAAGGAGAGAGATAGATAAAGAACTGATTATCATGGTTGTTATGATCGTATTTATCGCCAGCGTGACGTTTACCGAAGGCCTTAAGCAGTACTTAAGACTTTGCAAGGTGAACAGGTCAGATATTAACCAAGATGAGCTAGCACTGCTGCGCAAGCAAAATCGTCATCTCGAAGAAAGGGTGCAGACTCTGGAGAAAATAGTCACAGATGGCAGCCATGATCTCAAACGAGAGATTAATGCTCTATAA